A part of Haladaptatus sp. R4 genomic DNA contains:
- a CDS encoding PadR family transcriptional regulator yields the protein MSEAETVSNVATARDLTAFQQNVLIVLAEESRYGLAIKRELEDFYDEEVNHGRLYPNLDTLIERGLVEKSELDKRTNEYAITDEGIEVLLDSFEWRFKKFITNDERAEKVESLLEAAQ from the coding sequence ATGTCAGAGGCAGAAACGGTTAGTAACGTGGCGACCGCACGCGACCTCACCGCGTTTCAGCAAAACGTTCTGATAGTCCTCGCAGAAGAATCCCGATACGGTCTCGCTATCAAGCGCGAGCTTGAGGACTTCTACGATGAGGAAGTGAACCACGGCCGTCTGTATCCCAACCTCGATACGCTTATCGAGCGTGGGCTGGTCGAGAAGAGCGAGCTCGACAAACGGACGAACGAGTATGCGATTACGGACGAAGGTATCGAGGTTCTCCTCGACTCGTTCGAATGGCGCTTCAAGAAGTTCATCACGAACGACGAGCGCGCGGAAAAGGTCGAATCGCTCCTCGAAGCGGCCCAGTAA
- a CDS encoding orc1/cdc6 family replication initiation protein: MSDADSDELFSREDLIFAKKELLEINHLPTHGRIVGRDDEISALANALNPALFNQSPSNVLLYGKTGTGKSLCAKHVSRRLVEEADEEGVTVGVAYVDCAQDSTETQAVQTIASTTNTEETDISIPDKGISTSTYYKRLWRILDALYDVVVIILDEIDKLENDDILMQLSRAGEAGKLQHCKLGVIGISNKIKYKDRMDERVKSSLCEREFVFPPYDANQLRAIMEARSDAFKQGVLEPGTIPLAAAQAAQEHGDARKAIDILRYAGELAQAENAERVREEYVKKARERAENDRFRELIRGATPHSKYALQALAILSLDNPDVDAFRTSRVYEVYEQVCRQMDSDPLSTRRVRDLLREQAFLDVIEQARQSGGSAEGSYTEHRLLEDPKVVKKVLVTE; the protein is encoded by the coding sequence ATGAGCGATGCCGACTCGGACGAACTCTTCTCCCGGGAGGACCTCATCTTCGCCAAAAAGGAACTCCTCGAAATCAACCACCTCCCTACTCACGGGAGGATCGTGGGCCGAGACGATGAAATTTCTGCTCTAGCGAACGCTCTGAATCCTGCTTTGTTCAACCAATCTCCGAGCAACGTCTTACTGTACGGAAAAACTGGAACCGGAAAATCACTCTGTGCCAAACACGTCTCCCGTCGTCTCGTCGAAGAGGCTGACGAGGAGGGTGTCACCGTCGGTGTCGCTTACGTGGACTGTGCACAGGACAGCACCGAAACGCAAGCCGTCCAGACAATTGCGAGCACAACGAACACCGAGGAGACGGACATCTCGATCCCTGACAAAGGAATCTCCACTTCGACATACTACAAGCGCCTGTGGCGGATTCTCGACGCTCTGTACGACGTCGTCGTCATCATTCTCGACGAGATCGACAAGCTGGAAAACGACGATATTCTGATGCAGCTTTCGCGTGCGGGTGAAGCAGGGAAACTACAGCACTGTAAACTCGGCGTCATCGGTATCAGCAACAAGATCAAGTACAAAGATCGGATGGACGAGCGGGTGAAATCGAGTCTCTGTGAGCGTGAATTCGTCTTCCCACCATACGATGCCAACCAGCTTCGAGCCATTATGGAGGCCCGTAGTGACGCGTTCAAACAGGGCGTTTTGGAGCCCGGAACGATACCGCTCGCCGCCGCTCAGGCCGCACAGGAACACGGGGACGCTCGCAAAGCGATCGACATCCTTCGATATGCGGGTGAACTCGCGCAAGCGGAGAACGCTGAGCGGGTTCGGGAAGAGTACGTGAAGAAGGCGCGCGAACGCGCGGAAAACGACCGATTTCGTGAACTGATTCGTGGCGCGACGCCACACTCAAAATACGCGCTCCAGGCCCTTGCAATCCTCTCGCTGGACAATCCTGACGTGGATGCGTTCCGAACCAGCCGGGTATACGAAGTGTACGAACAAGTCTGTCGCCAGATGGATAGCGATCCGCTTTCAACCCGACGCGTGCGAGACTTGCTCCGCGAGCAAGCGTTCCTCGACGTTATCGAACAAGCCCGTCAGAGCGGTGGGAGTGCTGAAGGTAGTTATACCGAACACCGATTGCTGGAAGATCCCAAAGTCGTCAAAAAAGTGCTCGTCACCGAGTAG
- a CDS encoding UPF0058 family protein — MKKQELIHLHGLLSEVRTRFEIKSDSTFDFPEYDGQNTRPTSIHHSKNDHREAVLTLGDELTTELTSETTETVAPHAD, encoded by the coding sequence ATGAAAAAACAAGAGCTCATTCATCTGCATGGACTGCTTTCGGAAGTACGAACACGATTCGAGATCAAATCCGACTCTACATTTGACTTCCCGGAATATGACGGACAAAATACGCGACCTACTTCTATTCATCACTCGAAAAACGACCACCGAGAAGCAGTACTCACGCTAGGGGACGAGCTTACGACAGAACTGACGAGCGAGACGACCGAGACAGTCGCTCCTCACGCCGACTAA
- a CDS encoding plastocyanin/azurin family copper-binding protein: protein MDDEVETLTSSPKGGNATVEMKTDGEGNYFDPVGLYLIPGDSVTFITKSGNHSAMAYHKGNIYAEANRIPKDAAAWGSKVLQKGKSYEHTFEAVGTHGYYCIPHKTLGMLGRIIVEKPGGPAEGGMSPDVKVPTGDMIPRKGSVSHSDFTK, encoded by the coding sequence GTGGACGACGAAGTGGAGACACTGACGTCCAGTCCGAAGGGGGGTAACGCGACAGTAGAGATGAAAACCGACGGGGAGGGTAATTACTTCGACCCAGTCGGGTTGTATCTCATTCCGGGGGACAGCGTGACGTTCATCACGAAAAGCGGAAACCACTCCGCAATGGCCTACCACAAAGGAAACATCTACGCCGAAGCCAATCGGATACCGAAGGACGCAGCAGCGTGGGGGAGCAAAGTCCTGCAAAAGGGGAAATCGTACGAGCACACGTTCGAGGCGGTGGGAACACACGGCTACTACTGTATCCCCCATAAGACGCTCGGGATGCTTGGACGAATCATCGTCGAAAAACCGGGTGGGCCCGCCGAGGGAGGTATGTCACCGGATGTGAAAGTACCAACTGGAGACATGATTCCCCGTAAAGGGTCAGTTTCTCACAGTGATTTCACGAAGTGA
- a CDS encoding UPF0058 family protein codes for MKKQELIHIHGLLAEVQAQYEERNDRTLDFSEYERIGVNPTSIHHSKTDHQEAIFALIDRITDNMAAKEEQLTSHAN; via the coding sequence ATGAAGAAGCAAGAGTTGATTCATATTCACGGACTGCTCGCGGAAGTACAGGCCCAGTACGAGGAACGAAACGATCGAACCCTTGACTTTTCTGAGTACGAACGGATCGGTGTCAATCCGACATCGATACATCATTCAAAAACTGACCACCAAGAGGCCATCTTCGCACTCATAGATAGAATTACTGATAATATGGCCGCGAAAGAAGAGCAACTGACGTCGCACGCCAACTGA
- a CDS encoding transcription initiation factor IIB family protein produces MKRSTRQRERRAEQTETEEEGVKGCPECGSKNLVNSADQSELVCDDCGLVVEEDHVDRGPEWRAFNHSERQSKSRVGAPTTQTMHDKGLTTTIDWKNQDAYGRSLSSEKRSQMHRLRKWQERIRTKDAGERNLQFALSEIDRMASALGVPRSVREVASVIYRRALAEDLIRGRSIEGVATSTLYAACRQEGIPRSLEEVAEVSRVDQKEIGRTYRYISQELGLEMKPVDPKQYVPRFCSDLGVSEEVQSKANEIIDTTAEQGLLSGKSPTGYAAAAIYAASLLCNEKKTQREVADVAQVTEVTIRNRYQEQIEALGIH; encoded by the coding sequence ATGAAACGGTCCACTCGCCAACGGGAGCGCCGCGCGGAGCAAACCGAAACCGAGGAGGAGGGGGTCAAAGGATGTCCCGAGTGCGGGTCGAAAAACCTCGTCAATAGTGCGGACCAGTCCGAACTCGTCTGTGATGACTGTGGATTGGTCGTCGAAGAAGACCACGTCGACCGCGGGCCGGAGTGGCGCGCGTTCAATCACAGCGAGCGACAGAGCAAGTCGCGCGTCGGTGCACCGACTACGCAGACGATGCACGACAAAGGGCTGACGACGACCATCGACTGGAAGAACCAGGACGCGTATGGTCGGTCGCTGTCGTCGGAAAAGCGCAGTCAGATGCACCGACTGCGAAAGTGGCAAGAACGCATTCGAACGAAAGACGCGGGCGAGCGCAACTTGCAGTTCGCGCTGTCCGAAATCGACCGAATGGCATCCGCGCTGGGTGTCCCACGGTCGGTACGCGAGGTCGCGTCGGTTATCTACCGGCGTGCATTGGCCGAAGACCTGATTCGCGGACGCTCCATCGAAGGCGTCGCAACGAGCACGCTGTATGCCGCATGTCGGCAGGAGGGTATCCCACGAAGCCTCGAAGAGGTTGCAGAGGTATCGCGGGTGGATCAGAAAGAAATCGGCCGAACATATCGGTACATCTCGCAAGAACTCGGTCTCGAGATGAAGCCGGTCGACCCAAAGCAGTACGTCCCCCGTTTCTGTTCCGACCTCGGTGTCAGTGAAGAGGTACAGTCGAAAGCGAACGAAATAATCGATACGACCGCAGAGCAGGGGCTCCTCTCGGGGAAATCCCCGACAGGCTACGCTGCTGCCGCGATTTACGCTGCCTCGCTTCTCTGCAACGAGAAGAAGACGCAGCGCGAAGTCGCCGACGTCGCCCAAGTGACGGAAGTGACGATCCGAAATCGATACCAAGAACAGATCGAAGCGCTCGGTATCCACTAA
- a CDS encoding metal-dependent hydrolase encodes MNPLGHFGIVLFVFGFVTFGLVTRDKIRAAKIVTVAALAMGIAPDIDLHMAQLSHRGLTHTLWAALLAGGVLAFIVYCFEPLALDGKREESFYGFVTGFGGVCCHLAGDVITPMGIKPLYPVLKKPHTFNLVYANNGPANIALLVVGILTFQLTVRQARKSDSIPAYDTGFDHAEFRFDSESGTDVET; translated from the coding sequence ATGAATCCGCTCGGTCACTTCGGTATAGTACTGTTCGTCTTTGGATTCGTCACTTTCGGATTAGTTACGCGCGACAAAATTCGGGCGGCGAAAATAGTAACCGTAGCAGCACTGGCCATGGGTATCGCACCCGATATCGACCTCCATATGGCGCAGTTATCACACCGAGGACTCACGCATACGCTTTGGGCGGCGCTCCTCGCAGGGGGAGTACTCGCTTTCATCGTATACTGTTTCGAGCCGCTCGCACTCGATGGAAAACGCGAAGAATCGTTCTATGGGTTCGTCACTGGGTTCGGAGGAGTCTGTTGTCACCTTGCTGGCGATGTGATCACGCCGATGGGAATCAAACCGCTCTACCCAGTGCTCAAAAAGCCGCATACGTTCAACCTCGTCTATGCGAACAATGGACCAGCGAATATCGCGTTACTCGTCGTCGGCATACTGACCTTCCAATTGACGGTCCGTCAAGCACGGAAATCCGACTCCATACCAGCGTACGACACGGGATTCGATCACGCGGAATTTCGATTCGATTCCGAATCAGGAACGGACGTCGAAACGTGA
- a CDS encoding PadR family transcriptional regulator gives MYDLTGFQRDLLYVINGLTEPHGLAIKEELEDYYEKDIHHGRLYPNLDTLVDKGLVEKGQVDRRTNYYTLTRRGQREIEARREWEAQYVGEKEAAELAD, from the coding sequence ATGTACGACCTGACTGGCTTCCAGCGAGACCTGTTGTACGTCATCAACGGGTTGACCGAACCACACGGCCTCGCCATCAAAGAGGAACTCGAAGACTACTACGAGAAGGACATTCACCACGGGCGTCTGTACCCCAACCTCGACACCCTCGTGGACAAAGGACTGGTCGAGAAGGGACAAGTCGACCGCCGAACGAACTACTACACCCTTACTCGACGTGGTCAGCGGGAGATCGAAGCACGACGGGAGTGGGAAGCGCAGTACGTTGGCGAGAAAGAAGCAGCAGAACTCGCAGACTAA
- a CDS encoding helix-turn-helix domain-containing protein produces MQDDSSPTSAPQTLLAEVFISHERLVLVPTLESTSELSVQIEGTPVADGSFHFVSVFGTDFSSFERSLETDTTVSEAILFSTSGDRRTYRIRPSPDTLPLLPTANDLGIRTLDIQSGNGGWVVRIQLLSRESLIDLRKACLEVGTTFHVRQLYDSDSNTDIDSTRLTERQRDTVLTAYRSGYYNVPRGISQGELAAELDVSTSAISQQLRRATKQLIASTFVVDED; encoded by the coding sequence ATGCAGGATGATTCTTCGCCTACTTCCGCTCCGCAAACTCTCCTCGCCGAGGTTTTCATTTCCCATGAACGTCTCGTTCTCGTTCCGACACTCGAATCGACCTCCGAACTGTCGGTTCAGATCGAGGGAACGCCGGTAGCCGACGGTTCGTTTCACTTCGTGTCCGTCTTTGGAACCGATTTTTCGTCGTTCGAACGCTCCCTTGAGACGGATACGACCGTGAGCGAAGCAATCCTCTTTTCGACGTCCGGTGACCGGCGAACGTACCGAATTCGACCATCACCGGATACGCTCCCGCTCCTTCCGACCGCCAACGACTTGGGTATTCGGACGCTCGATATCCAGAGCGGAAACGGAGGGTGGGTCGTTCGGATCCAACTCCTGTCGCGCGAGTCCCTCATCGATCTTCGAAAAGCGTGTCTGGAAGTCGGTACTACGTTCCACGTCCGTCAACTGTACGATTCGGATTCGAATACGGATATCGACAGTACACGGTTGACCGAACGTCAGCGAGATACCGTTCTCACTGCCTATCGATCGGGCTATTACAACGTTCCTCGGGGAATCTCACAAGGCGAACTCGCGGCAGAACTCGACGTCTCGACGTCGGCGATTTCACAACAGCTACGACGAGCAACTAAGCAACTCATCGCCAGTACCTTCGTCGTCGATGAGGATTAA
- a CDS encoding bacterio-opsin activator domain-containing protein, whose protein sequence is MIEAVRVLFVSPPDDEGVTTVLRERSGITVETTAGVEDIHEILEIADCVVCTTTIRGMDVVSFLQDVRQSHPSIRRFLFCDADDRTVENVLDNDLAEWIPAAGGGRALASRMNHTAKRIHHDRRLSAVQDAQKRLIDAEEEDAIAETTVNVAESELGYSSAIVARYDSEEGALRPVAWEGVSEPDDELFDIDAGLGWKAFLEGETCSESRNDHYGRRLALPLGKHGVLIVTEGSQNEYDESKSNLTEVLVSNAETALTRLDREWELSTQEAALSDTEAILNCTQRRESVVRDVLTTLIDMDTRSGIEHAVCKRLTNADPYRFAWIGEYDSTTDKLSARTWVGNEQEFLDELSETGAETAQTTAWTAAREREPAIDDDLLGDPPYETWRQEALKRGYRAAISVPLVYGGSIYGVLTVYAGGPGMFDSEEKSLLEDVGKAIAYAINAVESKKALVSDSAVELEFRVCDPQFTLIKLVKMADCRFEFESVIRETDDTLRLFFTTEGTTPESVVSFSDQSLIINDIRHVTGDNERNLFECTVTGTNVISLLLDHGAIPKSATAEGREARLTVELPQTADVRLFVETFQNRYSDTELIARRKRDRPVQTEQDFRAQLRHRLTDRQSEALETAYWSGFFEWPRESTGQEIAESLGVSQPTFNRHLRASERNLLTILFEDE, encoded by the coding sequence ATGATTGAAGCAGTCCGCGTCCTCTTCGTTTCCCCGCCCGACGACGAGGGAGTGACAACGGTGCTTCGAGAGCGATCGGGTATCACCGTCGAAACGACGGCAGGCGTCGAAGATATCCACGAGATACTCGAAATAGCCGACTGTGTCGTTTGTACGACAACGATCCGCGGAATGGACGTCGTTTCGTTCTTGCAGGACGTTCGACAGTCACACCCATCTATCAGGCGTTTTCTCTTTTGCGATGCGGATGACCGGACCGTCGAGAACGTCCTCGATAACGACCTCGCGGAATGGATACCAGCAGCGGGTGGTGGCCGTGCATTGGCGAGTAGAATGAACCACACTGCGAAACGGATTCACCACGATAGACGACTCTCGGCGGTACAAGACGCACAGAAACGGCTGATAGACGCCGAGGAAGAGGACGCGATTGCCGAAACGACGGTCAACGTTGCGGAATCGGAACTCGGCTACTCGTCCGCAATCGTGGCACGATACGACAGCGAAGAGGGTGCGCTCCGACCGGTCGCATGGGAAGGAGTTTCCGAACCGGACGACGAACTGTTCGACATCGACGCCGGTCTTGGGTGGAAAGCATTTCTCGAAGGGGAAACGTGCAGCGAGAGCCGAAATGACCACTACGGGCGACGTCTCGCCCTTCCGCTCGGAAAACACGGTGTACTGATCGTCACCGAGGGTTCACAGAACGAGTACGACGAGAGCAAATCGAATCTCACAGAGGTACTCGTTTCGAACGCCGAGACGGCACTTACCCGTCTCGATCGTGAGTGGGAACTTTCAACGCAAGAAGCGGCCCTGTCGGATACCGAAGCGATACTCAACTGCACACAACGCCGAGAATCGGTCGTTCGAGACGTACTGACGACGCTCATCGACATGGATACGCGAAGTGGCATCGAGCACGCCGTCTGCAAGCGGTTGACGAACGCGGACCCCTATCGATTTGCATGGATCGGGGAGTACGACTCGACGACCGACAAACTCTCGGCACGGACGTGGGTGGGTAACGAGCAGGAGTTTCTCGACGAACTCTCGGAGACAGGGGCCGAGACAGCACAAACGACCGCATGGACGGCGGCACGGGAGAGGGAACCAGCAATTGACGATGATCTCCTCGGTGACCCGCCGTACGAAACGTGGCGACAAGAAGCACTCAAAAGGGGATATCGGGCGGCAATCAGCGTTCCCCTCGTCTACGGAGGGAGTATCTATGGCGTTCTCACCGTGTATGCTGGCGGACCGGGTATGTTCGATTCGGAAGAAAAATCCCTGCTCGAAGACGTCGGAAAAGCGATCGCCTACGCCATCAATGCCGTCGAAAGCAAGAAAGCACTGGTGAGTGACAGCGCAGTAGAGCTGGAGTTCCGGGTATGTGACCCGCAATTTACGCTCATCAAGCTCGTCAAGATGGCCGACTGTCGGTTCGAATTCGAGAGCGTTATCCGCGAAACGGACGATACGCTTCGACTGTTCTTCACTACCGAAGGAACGACGCCGGAATCCGTCGTCTCGTTTTCCGACCAGTCGCTCATCATCAACGATATCCGGCACGTCACCGGGGATAACGAGAGAAATTTGTTCGAATGCACGGTGACGGGGACGAACGTAATCTCGTTGCTGCTCGACCACGGAGCGATCCCAAAATCTGCGACAGCGGAGGGAAGGGAAGCGAGACTGACCGTCGAGTTGCCACAAACGGCGGACGTTCGCCTGTTCGTCGAAACGTTCCAAAATCGCTACAGCGACACGGAACTCATCGCCCGTCGAAAGCGAGACCGACCGGTACAGACCGAGCAGGACTTTCGAGCACAGTTGCGCCACCGCCTCACTGATCGGCAATCGGAAGCGTTGGAAACGGCGTACTGGAGCGGCTTTTTCGAGTGGCCGCGGGAAAGCACCGGGCAAGAGATCGCCGAATCGCTCGGAGTCTCACAGCCGACGTTCAACCGCCATCTTCGGGCATCAGAGCGCAACTTGCTGACAATACTGTTCGAAGACGAGTGA
- a CDS encoding ParA family protein produces the protein MSDTAKIAVSNQKGGVGKTTVAINVAGALSHRGNDVLFVDLDPQGNATEGLGLESEYEAQPPTLFDALTDHEVRGDVDSLIVAHEEMDVLPSNIDMTSVEPELTMAMRGRERLVQVLDALDADYDVIIIDCPPYLGNLTDNALLAAKNVLIPALAESTSKRALEILFDQMEVLEAEYDTQVRDLGVVANRVEATNEADSMLKWFDEAFTDIPVWEVRKRVTLQRAFSAGCSIFEFEEECDMAAVFLSIAEDLERQLGLVEVTA, from the coding sequence ATGTCCGATACAGCCAAAATAGCCGTCTCGAATCAGAAAGGCGGGGTGGGAAAGACGACGGTAGCTATCAACGTCGCCGGGGCGTTGAGTCATCGGGGGAACGATGTGCTGTTTGTGGACCTCGATCCACAAGGGAACGCAACTGAAGGACTGGGGTTGGAATCGGAGTACGAGGCACAACCACCGACCCTGTTCGACGCGCTGACCGATCACGAGGTGCGCGGGGACGTCGATTCGCTCATCGTCGCCCACGAGGAGATGGACGTGCTTCCGAGCAATATCGACATGACCAGTGTTGAACCCGAACTGACGATGGCGATGCGCGGCCGAGAGCGGCTCGTACAGGTCCTCGACGCGCTCGACGCCGACTACGATGTCATTATCATCGATTGCCCGCCGTATCTCGGCAATCTCACTGACAACGCTTTGCTCGCCGCTAAAAACGTACTCATCCCCGCGCTCGCCGAATCGACGAGTAAACGCGCGCTGGAAATCCTGTTCGACCAGATGGAGGTACTGGAGGCGGAGTACGACACACAAGTTCGCGATCTCGGTGTCGTCGCCAATCGCGTCGAGGCGACCAACGAGGCGGACTCGATGCTCAAGTGGTTCGATGAGGCGTTCACCGATATTCCCGTTTGGGAGGTTCGAAAACGGGTAACCCTCCAACGTGCGTTCTCGGCTGGCTGTTCGATTTTCGAGTTCGAGGAGGAGTGTGACATGGCCGCCGTTTTCCTCTCTATCGCCGAGGACCTCGAACGTCAACTCGGGTTGGTGGAGGTAACCGCATGA
- a CDS encoding helix-turn-helix domain-containing protein codes for MTKSAPTVSNNDETGIERQLYDIVAEVSLSGPDLLLSPTVKAVTDVTIEIEHLTGTTPKHLFISVRGEEFDTFERELQQDHTVAEPVLVETYEGRRVYRLEPVSTVELIAPRCPELDARILDVESGDGGWVVRMQIPTRQALVSFREYCLENDVTFRVNQLGNATDHEESDVVGLTEKQKQLLRMAFECGYYEIPRRISQNELAHELDISTSAISQRLRRDTEQLIGSTLAVEKKDC; via the coding sequence TTGACAAAATCGGCACCGACGGTATCGAATAACGACGAGACGGGTATCGAACGACAACTGTACGATATCGTCGCCGAAGTGTCCCTCTCCGGTCCCGATCTTCTCCTCTCTCCCACTGTCAAAGCCGTTACCGATGTCACCATCGAAATCGAACACTTGACCGGGACGACGCCGAAACACCTCTTTATCTCAGTCCGTGGCGAGGAGTTCGACACGTTCGAGCGCGAACTGCAACAAGACCACACGGTTGCCGAGCCGGTGCTCGTCGAGACGTACGAAGGACGCCGAGTCTATCGGTTGGAACCGGTTTCCACCGTCGAGCTCATTGCGCCACGCTGTCCGGAACTCGACGCGCGTATCCTCGACGTGGAAAGTGGGGATGGCGGTTGGGTCGTCAGGATGCAGATACCAACCCGCCAAGCACTCGTCTCGTTCCGGGAGTACTGCCTGGAAAACGACGTGACGTTCCGTGTCAACCAACTCGGTAACGCGACGGACCACGAGGAATCCGATGTCGTGGGGTTAACCGAAAAGCAAAAACAACTGCTTCGGATGGCGTTCGAGTGCGGGTACTACGAGATTCCACGTCGAATCTCGCAGAACGAACTCGCACACGAGCTCGATATATCGACATCCGCGATATCACAGCGACTCCGCAGGGACACGGAACAACTAATCGGTAGTACGTTAGCCGTCGAGAAGAAGGATTGCTGA
- a CDS encoding glycosyltransferase family 39 protein: protein MGTGVLVYLTYLMTHPYPAYGAGLYMKIAREISAHGYGLPAQIPLYTKEGVPFAYPPLMYYVSAILMDTTGVDPITLSRLLPGLVTILYLVPFYYLSREILDSTPRAGFATLLLAVSPPVLQWHLSAGGIVRAPAFLFVVTGAYTGIKLFKTEERKWLLASAVLFGLIILTHPVYTVFFGTTYLVMYVCFNRTLRGLVYGGIVVMGGVVISSPWWLQIIAIHGPSIFTAASGTHTGLGGGTHRLIKQFIYPLDMSMPTIFFIGSFAGAAYLVAKRRFFLPLWMLSGAYMLGKLRYQFPAGVMMASVLVFEVVIPLVRRWSKRTRYSRSAPLAVIMVLAILVSSVGVAFAAGDLHSHLGSSTQPSFVDDDDMAAMQWAQDNTSPSANFVVLGDSAEWFPLMTDRTILIGPWGVEWKGHAKYRHQLGLYKRISRCPGKTCLTQKLVSNKVNPDYVYVPKGHYTVRGIDEYQKPWMREHLVDSDRYKLVYENEGAMIYRIEEPMEPTQVPDDGPQPVPSLSEPISSSSSV, encoded by the coding sequence ATGGGGACGGGAGTGCTGGTGTATCTCACGTACCTCATGACGCATCCGTACCCGGCGTACGGTGCGGGCCTCTATATGAAAATCGCACGTGAAATAAGTGCACACGGCTACGGTCTCCCGGCCCAAATCCCACTTTATACCAAGGAGGGTGTTCCGTTCGCCTATCCGCCGTTGATGTACTACGTTTCTGCGATTCTGATGGACACGACTGGCGTCGATCCCATCACGTTGAGTCGTCTCCTTCCCGGTCTCGTCACGATCCTGTATCTCGTGCCGTTCTACTATCTCTCGCGTGAGATACTCGATTCGACGCCGCGAGCAGGATTCGCCACGCTTCTCCTCGCAGTGTCACCGCCCGTCCTTCAGTGGCACCTCTCTGCGGGTGGCATCGTTCGTGCCCCCGCATTCCTCTTCGTCGTGACTGGCGCGTACACGGGTATCAAGCTGTTCAAAACGGAGGAGAGAAAGTGGCTCTTAGCCTCCGCTGTCCTTTTCGGGTTGATCATACTCACCCATCCGGTTTACACCGTCTTTTTCGGGACGACGTATCTCGTGATGTACGTGTGTTTCAACCGAACGCTCCGGGGACTGGTGTACGGTGGAATCGTCGTCATGGGAGGGGTGGTAATCTCCTCCCCATGGTGGCTTCAAATCATCGCCATTCACGGCCCCAGTATCTTTACCGCCGCTTCCGGGACACACACAGGCTTGGGTGGTGGGACGCACCGTCTGATCAAGCAGTTCATCTACCCGCTGGACATGAGCATGCCGACCATCTTCTTCATCGGCTCGTTCGCCGGTGCGGCATATCTCGTCGCAAAGCGACGGTTTTTCCTCCCGTTGTGGATGCTTTCGGGTGCGTACATGCTCGGAAAGCTCCGGTATCAGTTCCCGGCAGGTGTGATGATGGCGTCGGTACTCGTGTTCGAGGTCGTCATCCCGCTGGTCCGTCGCTGGTCGAAGCGGACGCGATACTCCCGGTCCGCACCGCTCGCTGTCATCATGGTTCTCGCGATCCTGGTATCGAGCGTCGGTGTCGCGTTCGCGGCGGGTGATTTACACTCCCATCTCGGTAGTTCGACACAGCCGTCGTTCGTGGACGACGACGACATGGCTGCGATGCAGTGGGCTCAGGACAACACGAGTCCGAGCGCTAACTTCGTCGTCCTCGGCGACAGCGCGGAGTGGTTCCCGCTCATGACCGACCGGACGATTCTCATCGGCCCGTGGGGGGTTGAGTGGAAAGGCCATGCCAAGTATCGGCATCAGCTAGGCTTGTACAAGCGAATATCTCGCTGTCCGGGCAAAACCTGCTTGACCCAGAAGTTGGTTTCCAACAAGGTCAACCCGGATTACGTGTACGTCCCGAAAGGACATTACACCGTCCGTGGCATCGACGAATATCAGAAACCGTGGATGCGTGAGCACCTCGTCGATTCGGATCGATACAAACTCGTCTACGAGAACGAGGGTGCGATGATATACCGCATCGAAGAGCCGATGGAACCGACACAGGTTCCGGACGATGGACCACAACCGGTTCCGTCCCTCTCCGAACCTATTTCTTCATCGTCGTCCGTCTGA